Proteins co-encoded in one Treponema succinifaciens DSM 2489 genomic window:
- a CDS encoding GPW/gp25 family protein: protein MRNILGKGWAFPVTTDIHGNIASSSYEKSVEESIRIILGTTPGERVMNPDFGCKINDIIFSPNSSKTISLAIHYIEEAIVKWEPRVILKNITGDFDPDKSGLINIKIDYEIRSVNTFFNMVYPFYLERGERDSNGQLR, encoded by the coding sequence ATGCGTAATATTTTAGGAAAAGGTTGGGCTTTCCCAGTGACGACGGACATTCATGGAAATATTGCTTCCTCAAGTTATGAAAAGAGTGTGGAAGAGTCTATTCGTATTATTTTGGGAACCACACCTGGAGAGCGTGTGATGAACCCCGATTTTGGATGCAAAATCAATGATATAATTTTTTCTCCAAATTCTTCAAAAACTATTTCTCTTGCTATTCATTATATTGAAGAGGCTATCGTAAAATGGGAGCCAAGAGTTATTTTAAAGAATATTACAGGTGATTTTGATCCTGACAAGTCCGGACTCATCAATATAAAAATTGATTATGAGATTCGGTCTGTAAATACATTTTTTAATATGGTTTATCCATTTTACTTAGAGAGAGGTGAACGTGATTCCAACGGTCAACTTAGATGA